In Acidobacteriota bacterium, a single genomic region encodes these proteins:
- a CDS encoding sigma 54-interacting transcriptional regulator produces MTAPGNNNIFTKGKRALEESRFEEAANLFQGALRVGVSSLDEDAQIRSFYNETLHKLGRHRKQQEILAKYENPNEFARLSEHTQMLVLIRLGWTYSVLYDIPRAIAYFNQALPIARQYEEDARIGDCFFGLGNSYRFVSEIRIARDHYTSALEHYRRSGNWREIAECYLNVGNIDAREGDFQNAVNPVLQAIAIIGDHKEDNLLGRAYNDLALFYDHLGHSNSEILAAWNKCIDHFRDSGNTLWLGINYNNLAMKLLRLGDIKRAEEYASSAVELIRPTARLSQLGGALDTLAQIYLILGKITEADALLEESIQTFEKIKADKKSLNKEIYLEPQTYTTIGRSFLIKGNLEKAIENLSKAVDIAVRLGDRQYLADTEIWLAEALVRQGKIDKAKETLEVVRKDLQVSPDMVAWGFLSRVDAQIASEQNHFAAAFQSLEQSSSLFEIRENKYQRAINQLIFAQILDKQGDVVNALLEIQKAIAVFEQIGAVIDLQNSKQVYERLLNRKVAPPVKPPKPYGQIELASAFDGFVAQRLVQAAVSRELLLHELTTVIKSLTQSKAVVIFESEIDHDEVKHKPGNYRILSANGLDDTAQKKEVELISKVAEKDFEKNFIYWFSDNQHSNFLLHIVNPQNERFLQGRISLTPLVSIVQQGLETNYLKSHRRKPRVFNASRALAEIELPGFICASRAMNRVIEQIHKIRSSNVTVLITGESGTGKELIARAIHASSSRRTNKFIPFNCSAAPRDLIESQLFGHRKGSFSGAQTENRGIIRNADHGTLFLDEVGDLPIDLQPKLLRFLQEGEILSLGDNEPEIVDVRVVAATNANLEASVAQGRFREDLFHRLNVIRIQMPPLRERREEIPALINYYLKEYQKQSSKSDIQLAEETVDLMVVYDWPGNVRQLCNEIRRIVAYGESNTIIYADSLSPEIVSASRELKDQQSPLISSTANVEPLTPNTTLATAIEELERRMIQEALRRSEGNIAHAAKELGLSRKGLYLKLDRLKSK; encoded by the coding sequence ATGACAGCACCGGGAAACAACAATATTTTTACCAAGGGGAAAAGGGCGCTCGAAGAAAGTCGATTCGAGGAGGCTGCCAATTTATTTCAAGGCGCGTTACGGGTGGGCGTATCATCCCTGGATGAAGATGCGCAAATCCGCAGCTTTTATAATGAAACCCTGCACAAACTCGGACGGCATCGCAAACAACAGGAAATTCTTGCCAAGTATGAAAACCCCAACGAGTTCGCTCGCCTGAGTGAACACACCCAGATGCTTGTGCTGATCAGACTGGGTTGGACCTATTCGGTTCTGTATGACATTCCTCGCGCCATCGCCTATTTCAATCAGGCATTGCCGATTGCTCGCCAATACGAAGAGGATGCGAGAATCGGAGATTGCTTTTTCGGGTTAGGGAATTCATACCGTTTCGTTTCGGAAATTCGCATCGCCCGTGACCATTACACCTCGGCGCTTGAACATTACCGGCGTTCCGGCAATTGGCGGGAAATCGCCGAGTGCTATTTAAACGTCGGCAATATTGATGCGCGTGAAGGTGATTTTCAAAACGCCGTGAATCCGGTGTTACAGGCAATCGCCATTATCGGCGATCATAAAGAAGATAATTTACTCGGTCGGGCATATAACGATCTGGCGCTTTTTTATGATCATCTGGGACATTCCAATTCAGAGATTCTGGCAGCCTGGAATAAATGCATCGACCACTTTAGGGATTCAGGCAATACCCTCTGGTTAGGCATCAACTATAACAATCTGGCAATGAAATTATTAAGGCTCGGGGATATTAAACGAGCCGAAGAATATGCTTCGTCCGCCGTCGAATTGATCCGTCCGACCGCCAGATTATCCCAGCTCGGTGGTGCCCTCGATACGCTGGCGCAGATTTATCTGATTCTCGGAAAAATTACTGAAGCCGATGCCCTTTTGGAAGAATCCATTCAAACCTTTGAAAAAATTAAGGCTGATAAAAAATCGCTCAATAAAGAGATTTATCTCGAACCTCAGACCTATACGACGATTGGCAGAAGTTTTTTGATCAAGGGAAATCTGGAAAAAGCCATAGAGAATCTCTCCAAGGCGGTTGATATTGCCGTCCGCTTAGGTGACCGTCAGTATCTGGCGGATACCGAAATCTGGCTTGCTGAAGCATTGGTCAGGCAGGGAAAAATCGATAAAGCCAAAGAGACTCTGGAAGTCGTCCGCAAAGATTTACAGGTTTCCCCGGATATGGTGGCGTGGGGATTTCTCTCAAGGGTGGATGCTCAAATTGCCAGTGAACAGAACCATTTCGCCGCTGCCTTTCAATCGCTTGAACAGAGCAGCTCGCTTTTTGAAATCCGGGAAAATAAATATCAACGAGCAATTAATCAACTCATTTTTGCGCAAATTCTGGATAAACAAGGTGACGTAGTAAATGCCTTGCTCGAAATCCAAAAAGCCATAGCGGTATTCGAGCAAATCGGCGCGGTTATCGATTTGCAAAATTCCAAACAGGTTTATGAGAGGTTATTAAACCGGAAAGTTGCGCCTCCGGTTAAACCGCCAAAACCTTATGGTCAAATTGAATTGGCATCGGCGTTTGACGGATTTGTGGCTCAGCGCCTGGTGCAGGCCGCCGTATCAAGAGAGTTACTGTTGCACGAATTGACCACAGTAATCAAATCCTTAACTCAGAGTAAGGCAGTAGTAATTTTTGAATCTGAAATCGACCATGACGAAGTTAAACATAAACCGGGAAATTACAGGATACTCTCAGCCAACGGTTTGGATGACACCGCTCAAAAAAAAGAGGTTGAACTCATTAGTAAAGTCGCTGAAAAAGATTTTGAAAAAAATTTCATTTACTGGTTTTCCGATAACCAGCACTCCAACTTTCTTTTGCACATCGTGAATCCTCAAAATGAACGGTTCCTTCAAGGGAGAATCAGTCTGACGCCACTGGTTTCGATTGTTCAACAAGGGCTGGAAACCAACTATTTAAAAAGCCACCGCCGCAAACCCCGGGTATTTAATGCCTCGCGCGCCCTTGCAGAAATCGAACTGCCCGGGTTTATCTGCGCCAGTCGAGCAATGAACCGGGTAATCGAGCAAATCCATAAAATCCGCTCCTCGAATGTCACGGTGCTGATTACCGGGGAGTCGGGAACCGGCAAAGAATTAATTGCCCGCGCCATTCATGCCAGTTCGTCTCGAAGAACTAATAAATTCATTCCCTTTAACTGTTCGGCAGCGCCTCGCGATTTAATCGAAAGTCAATTATTCGGTCATCGCAAAGGCTCTTTTAGCGGCGCGCAAACCGAAAATCGCGGCATCATCCGTAATGCAGACCACGGCACGCTCTTTCTTGATGAAGTAGGCGATTTGCCCATTGACCTGCAACCCAAACTTTTACGCTTTCTTCAAGAAGGTGAAATCCTCTCACTCGGAGATAATGAACCGGAAATCGTCGATGTTCGCGTCGTAGCGGCAACCAACGCCAACCTCGAAGCGTCAGTGGCGCAGGGCAGATTTCGTGAAGACCTTTTTCATCGGTTGAACGTTATTCGCATCCAAATGCCGCCGCTAAGAGAAAGGCGTGAAGAGATTCCCGCCTTAATTAACTACTATTTGAAAGAATATCAAAAGCAGTCCTCGAAGAGTGACATTCAACTTGCCGAAGAGACTGTGGATTTGATGGTGGTGTATGATTGGCCCGGCAACGTTCGCCAACTCTGTAATGAGATTCGCCGAATTGTGGCATATGGAGAATCGAACACGATTATTTATGCCGACTCTCTGTCACCGGAAATCGTCAGCGCCAGTCGCGAACTGAAAGACCAGCAATCACCGCTCATTTCTTCCACAGCCAATGTTGAACCGCTAACCCCGAACACGACCTTAGCGACAGCCATTGAAGAATTAGAACGACGAATGATTCAAGAGGCGCTCAGACGCAGTGAAGGCAACATCGCACACGCCGCTAAAGAACTCGGTCTTTCCCGCAAAGGTCTTTACCTGAAACTCGACCGGCTGAAATCGAAATGA